One window from the genome of Candidatus Thorarchaeota archaeon encodes:
- a CDS encoding aminopeptidase produces the protein MPITDAREAARNAIESVLEARQGESLLVVCDDVRRDVGQVFAEGAMDIGLWTRLLLLESGERVVRSEVPAQLMEIVNSVHSPDIYINLLRGPADETPFRVKIIKLETRKGRSRLGHCPGITMDMLTDGALAMSKEEHSVMQNHARSLLAKLQDVERVHLTAPGGSDFTVGVSGRTWFSDTYVDWKTMKWMNLPTGEVLVGPVENSMEGVVVCDLAVGGIGPLSKPMRLDVRHGRVVSVACDDRDALRVVEQTQATDEMAKHIGEFAIGLNPKARLVKEFLEAEKVRAVHVAFGNNTDYPGVVANNSATHQDFLINRPTVTVVYGNGTEQVIMRDGALTL, from the coding sequence GTGCCCATTACGGACGCAAGGGAAGCCGCAAGGAATGCCATTGAATCAGTGCTGGAGGCACGACAGGGCGAGTCCCTGCTTGTTGTATGCGATGATGTCAGAAGAGATGTCGGTCAGGTCTTTGCCGAAGGGGCCATGGACATTGGTCTCTGGACACGACTGCTTCTGCTAGAGTCGGGCGAGCGTGTTGTGAGGAGTGAAGTGCCGGCACAGTTGATGGAGATTGTCAACTCGGTTCACTCCCCGGACATCTATATCAATCTGCTTCGAGGTCCCGCAGACGAGACCCCATTCAGAGTCAAGATAATCAAACTTGAGACGAGGAAAGGTCGGTCAAGGCTTGGCCACTGCCCGGGGATAACAATGGACATGCTCACAGACGGCGCTCTGGCAATGTCAAAAGAGGAACATTCTGTGATGCAGAATCATGCAAGGTCGTTGCTAGCCAAACTTCAAGACGTCGAAAGAGTGCATCTCACCGCTCCCGGAGGCAGCGACTTCACGGTTGGGGTAAGCGGTAGGACTTGGTTCTCAGACACTTATGTGGACTGGAAGACCATGAAGTGGATGAACCTACCGACAGGTGAGGTGCTCGTTGGTCCTGTGGAGAACTCCATGGAAGGCGTGGTTGTCTGCGACTTGGCTGTCGGTGGTATTGGACCGCTGAGCAAGCCCATGCGTCTGGATGTGCGACACGGACGTGTCGTGAGTGTGGCATGTGACGACAGGGATGCACTCAGAGTGGTAGAACAGACACAGGCGACTGACGAGATGGCCAAGCACATCGGCGAGTTCGCAATCGGACTCAACCCGAAGGCAAGACTGGTCAAGGAGTTCCTTGAGGCAGAGAAGGTCAGGGCAGTCCATGTGGCGTTCGGCAACAACACGGACTATCCGGGTGTAGTCGCAAACAACTCTGCGACCCATCAGGACTTCCTCATCAATCGGCCCACTGTCACTGTTGTCTACGGCAACGGCACAGAGCAGGTCATAATGAGGGATGGCGCTCTCACACTCTAG